CAAAAGCAATCCCCAAACCAAGCAAACCACCCAAAAAACAGATTACAATTGCTTCCATAAGGAACTGGTATAAAATAGTCCGTTGAGTTGCGCCCAGTGCTTTTCGGACACCTATCTCCCGAGTCCGTTCCTTGACAGAAACAAACATGATATTCATGATTCCAATCCCACCTACAATCAGCGAAAGTGCGGTGATAAATATACCTGTTCCGCCGATAGCAAGTTTGATGGCTTGGTATTGAGATTCAAAGGTGGAGGAGTGTGGCAGAGCAAAATTGTCTTCTTCGGTCGGTTTTAGCCCCCGGATTACCCGCATATGTCCCCGAATCTCCTCCTTGGCTTCATCAATATTTGATGTATTCAGTTTTACCCGAATACTCATCCATCCGCGACGGGCGAAAAGCCTCTGAAAAGTACCTAAGGGAATTATGGCCTGGTTATCGAGACTGAAAAGGCCCATAAATGATCCCATTTCCCCAGTGACTCCGATAACACGAAACTTGTGATTACCTATCTTCACATGCTGATCTAAAGGATTTTCATCTTGAAAAAGGGCTTCAGCTATACCGGCACCAATTATAACCACACGTTTTCCTGAGCGGTTTTCACCTTCAGTAAAAAACCGGCCACTGGCAATCTCAGTAGCATCATTAGTGGCCAGGTATTCAGGTGTCGTTCCAAAAAATCGGGTCTCAATCTGTCTGTCTTTTCTAATAATTCTGCCACCTCGATCTGATGTAGGCGCAACCGCTTCAACAAACTGGGATCTTATCCTTAGTTTTTCACCATATTCCGCTCTTATACGAGGCCGGTTACGAAGCTCCCACCAATCAAAGTCACCACCAAACCAATCCATCCTGCTTATAAAAAGGACATTACTACGAAAACTGGCCATGCTTTTTTCGAATGTGGCATCAAGGCCTGAGATCAGGGTACCCATAAGTGTAACTGACAGAACACCGATAACAATGCCTAACACAGACAGAATAGAACGAAATTTATTAGCAAGTATAGAAGAAAGGGAAATACGGAAATTTTCCCAGATGAGACCAAACAAAACTAAAAAACTGCCTCCGATTCAGCCTTTTTTTCACTTCTAAAATCTTCCTTTACCTTACCATCAAACAGATGGATAGTTCTATCGGCATGATCAGCAATATATTCTTCATGTGTTACCACAATGATGGTATTCCCTTTATCATGCAGTTCATCGAAAATTTTCATTATTTCAACACCACTTTTTGAATCGAGATTACCTGTCGGTTCATCTGCCAGCATGATAGACGGGTTATTAACCAATGCCCGAGCAATGGCCACTCGCTGACGCTGACCACCTGAAAGTTCGTTGGGTTTGTGATGCATTCGGTCTCCCAAGCCCACAGCAGTTAATGATTCCTTCGCCTGCTCAAGTCTATCCACCCTGGAGATATTAGCATAAATAAGAGGTACCTCTACGTTTCTCAAGGCCGTCGCTTTGGGAAGTAGGTTAAATGTCTGAAAAACAAAACCGATTTTTCGGTTCCTAATTGATGCCAGCTGATTGTCATCCATTTCATGAACCAATTCACCCTCAAATTCGTAAGTGCCATTTGTAGGTGTATCGAGACAGCCAATCATATTCATAAGGGTAGACTTGCCTGAACCGGAAGGACCCATAATTGAAATATATTCATTTGGACGGATGATTAGATCTACTCCGTCAAGCGCACGAACAACTTCGCCGCCTACGTCATAGTGACGCTTAATACCAGTCAGCGAAATCAGGTCAGGGATGGTTAATTCTCCGATTTTGAAGACCCGCCAATTTGAATCCTGAACCCTTTTTTATTCTCCCCGCGATCCTTACTTGTGATGACGGCTTTATTATGACTTAGATCCTTACTAATGGCACGGTAACTGCCGACAACAATCTCTTCACCCTCTTCCAATCCACTAATAACTTCATAATGAGTTTCGGAGGAAATACCCACTTTTACCGGTCTTATATGTACATACTTGGAGTCACCTTTAGATTTTATCTTATCTAAATCTTCCAGTCTTGATAACTCACCATTTCGCAGAACGCCTCCAGGCTCATCTGCCAGAATAAAAATTAACTCCTCAAATTCCTGAACTTTTGCCTTGGACCTTTCTTCAGATTCGTTATCAGACACACCTTTATCAGGAGACATCTGTTTTTCAGAACCGACCGGCCTTACAGTAAGACTCTGTATAGGAATTGCCAAGACATTTACACGTTTATCGGTAACAATGTTTGCAGTGGCGCTCATACCCGGGCGGATACCTTCAGGCACATCGATCATGCGAACCTTCACTTTGAAATTGGTTACTTGCTCTTGAGTACCCAAACCAGCCGTCTGGGCAATGTGAGCTATTTCCTTCACTACACCGTAAAACAAGGTATCCTGGAAAGCATCAATCTCAATTTCTGAGATGTCTCCAATCTCAACGGAGACCACATCATTCTCGTTCACATCCACGTGCACTTCCATTTTGCTAAGATCTGCAATACTCATGATGACATCAGCTTGAAACATGGAGCCGAGAGCCATCTCACCCTCCTCCTTCCTAACCTCAGTTACGATACCATTGCTGGGTGCCAACAGGGATGTTTTCGAGAGATCATCCATGGCAGATTTTAAAGACGCCCTTGTCATCTCGACCTCGCTTTCCGCAAGTTGGAAACTGGCCGTAGAAGATTCAATCTCCTGGCTGGAAATCAGTTGCTCAGAAAAGAGCTTTTCCGCCCTATCTCTCATTGCCGTATTTTTTACCAGATTCGCCTCGGCTGATTTCAGCCGTGAATGAGCCTGCTCACTAGCCGCCTCGTATCGCATACGATCAAGGGATATAAGGTGCTGGCCCATCATGACGGAATCACCCTCTTCAACTGAAATTTCCATGATTAGGGCGCTGATATTCGCGCTGATTTCCACCTGCTTCTCTGGTAGGATTTTGCCTGACGCTGTCACTTTGTGAACAATTTCCCGTTTTGCTACCGTTTCCACCGTTACCTCCACTGGTTTAACACCGGATGAAAAAACGAATTTGAGAGAAATGCCCGCTACAATTAAGACTAAAACAGAAATGATAATTATATTTCTTTTTTTGTTCTTTTTATTCTTTTTCTTTTTTTCCATGTTACCTCATCATTAGTTATGATCTACTGGCAAGAGCATTCAGCTCAGACCTGAGAATTCGTTCATCATAGCTAGCACGAACAAGTGAACTGTTGGCCCGTGCCAGCGAAAGTTGTGCGTTTAAAACATCAAGAATGGTTGAGGCTCCCAGATTATACATTTCCTGAACCAGCCGAAGATCTTCCTCTGCCGATGCTTTTGTTTCCGTATAAATTGGAATCGACCTTCTGATATTCTCCCACTGTCTGTAATAACTGCCAAACTGAACCCGCAGGTCCCGGGTCAGCCTATCGAATTCTTCCCTAGCGATCTCAGCGTCTATCTTTGCCCGCTGCAACTGGCTCGATCGCTGAAGTCCAGTAAAAAGAGGATAGGATATGGAAAGACTCAAGGACTGCCGCCAGTGTTTATCCACATCTGAATAAAGCTGATCTATTTTGTCTGATGAACCGCTGTACCCCAGTGAAGCAGAAATTGAGGGAAAGTATCCCGCCCTGGCAATCTTCACCCGAATGTCCGATGCGGTTATCTGCGTCCGCCGGGACAAGATGGCCTGGTTGCGTTCCGCCACTATTTTCCACAGTTCATCCTGAGATTCCAGAGTTGATCTTTTTTGGTCAGCCTGCGACAAGTCAAATTTAGAATTAACATTTATACCCATAGTGTTTGCCAGCACCCGGATCGAATTCTCCAGAATCGCTTCCTGATTAAGCAACTGGACTTGAACTTCTCCTAGAAGTACCTGCTGTTTTAACAGATCCGTTTTAGCCACCGCTTCAACCTCATACTGCAGCCTGACCCTTTCCACCTGCTGTTCAGACAGTTCAACCTGCTGGCGGGCAACTTCCAGCAGTTCAATATTCTTCAAGTGTTCATAATAAGCCCGTTTCACGCCAAGAACTGTGCTAATTCTTGTGGCTAGTTCATTTTCCACACTTAGCTGATAAATGTTCTTGCTGAGGGCTATCTGATTCCACCAGTTGCCGCCATCAAAGATATTCTGACTTAGAGAAATAGAGCCGGAGTGGTATTCCGATTCCGGCACAGGTATACCGAACTGGAGATTGGTATAAGAACCCTGCTGGAACGACCCGGTAGAAGCACTTATCCTCGGCAAAATAACAGCCAAGGACCCCTTTTTATCGGCTTCGGCTGATGAAACCTGGAGTTGGGCTACTCTCAGATTTCGGTTATTTTCCAGCGCAAGGCGGATGCAGTCATCGAGGGTGTAAACCTCCTGACCAAAACAGAACGATACAACAGTGAGGAGAAGAGATAATCGATTAAACATTCTCTATCGATTTAAGGAGTTTTTCTATTATGATACCCGAGAATGGAAAATAGTTAAATAACCTTTCAAGCACCAAAGGAAGTAACGAGTCGGCAGGCCACAAGTTCCTTCATAAAGTTTTCGTCCAAACCAGACAACCCCGCCAAGGGAATTTCAGCCCGGCAGAAAAGATAGCGAATTTAACCTTCTCCTATTCCGAAAATTTCTCTTTTTTTTTGAGAAAATATTCATAGGCAGCATTGTAATCATTTTCGATTTCCCCATCCAGAATTGCATTTTCGATAGCTTGCTTAATCTTACCCACCGTCTTGCCCGGAGGCAGACCGCATTCTTTCATGATTTGGTCGCCTCGAACAGGAGACTGGAATTTGCGATAAGTATCTTTCTCCGTAACATCCTGCATAAAGGCTTCAACTCTCTGAAAATTTGCCATGTACTTTTTCACAAGGTTCGGATTCTTAGAAGTGATGTCCGCCCGGCACAGAGTCATTAAATCATCTACCTCTTCTCCCGCCGTCACCATCAGCCGCCGCACGGCACTGTCAGTAACATCCTCTTTCGCCAGAGAGATGGGGCGAAGATGTAAGAGTGTCAGCTTCTTGAGAAACTCCCGAGTTTGGTTGGATAGTTTCATCCGCTCCGCCATTTTATCCACCATATTGGCCCCTACTGCATCGTGGCCATGGAATGTCCACCCTTTCTTTTTATCCAGGCGACGGGTCTTCGGTTTGCCAATATCATGAATAAGCGCTGCAAAGCGAAGGTCCGTTTTTTCCGTTTTCTCAGCAATGTTATCCACTACCTGAAGCGTGT
This is a stretch of genomic DNA from Candidatus Neomarinimicrobiota bacterium. It encodes these proteins:
- a CDS encoding FtsX-like permease family protein, giving the protein MFGLIWENFRISLSSILANKFRSILSVLGIVIGVLSVTLMGTLISGLDATFEKSMASFRSNVLFISRMDWFGGDFDWWELRNRPRIRAEYGEKLRIRSQFVEAVAPTSDRGGRIIRKDRQIETRFFGTTPEYLATNDATEIASGRFFTEGENRSGKRVVIIGAGIAEALFQDENPLDQHVKIGNHKFRVIGVTGEMGSFMGLFSLDNQAIIPLGTFQRLFARRGWMSIRVKLNTSNIDEAKEEIRGHMRVIRGLKPTEEDNFALPHSSTFESQYQAIKLAIGGTGIFITALSLIVGGIGIMNIMFVSVKERTREIGVRKALGATQRTILYQFLMEAIVICFLGGLLGLGIAFGLSKVINQFFPSVLPIGLAMGAIFLSIIIGVVSGLVPSSRAARLDPIEALRYE
- a CDS encoding ABC transporter ATP-binding protein, which translates into the protein MPDLISLTGIKRHYDVGGEVVRALDGVDLIIRPNEYISIMGPSGSGKSTLMNMIGCLDTPTNGTYEFEGELVHEMDDNQLASIRNRKIGFVFQTFNLLPKATALRNVEVPLIYANISRVDRLEQAKESLTAVGLGDRMHHKPNELSGGQRQRVAIARALVNNPSIMLADEPTGNLDSKSGVEIMKIFDELHDKGNTIIVVTHEEYIADHADRTIHLFDGKVKEDFRSEKKAESEAVF
- a CDS encoding efflux RND transporter periplasmic adaptor subunit, translated to MEKKKKNKKNKKRNIIIISVLVLIVAGISLKFVFSSGVKPVEVTVETVAKREIVHKVTASGKILPEKQVEISANISALIMEISVEEGDSVMMGQHLISLDRMRYEAASEQAHSRLKSAEANLVKNTAMRDRAEKLFSEQLISSQEIESSTASFQLAESEVEMTRASLKSAMDDLSKTSLLAPSNGIVTEVRKEEGEMALGSMFQADVIMSIADLSKMEVHVDVNENDVVSVEIGDISEIEIDAFQDTLFYGVVKEIAHIAQTAGLGTQEQVTNFKVKVRMIDVPEGIRPGMSATANIVTDKRVNVLAIPIQSLTVRPVGSEKQMSPDKGVSDNESEERSKAKVQEFEELIFILADEPGGVLRNGELSRLEDLDKIKSKGDSKYVHIRPVKVGISSETHYEVISGLEEGEEIVVGSYRAISKDLSHNKAVITSKDRGENKKGFRIQIGGSSKSEN
- a CDS encoding TolC family protein — its product is MFNRLSLLLTVVSFCFGQEVYTLDDCIRLALENNRNLRVAQLQVSSAEADKKGSLAVILPRISASTGSFQQGSYTNLQFGIPVPESEYHSGSISLSQNIFDGGNWWNQIALSKNIYQLSVENELATRISTVLGVKRAYYEHLKNIELLEVARQQVELSEQQVERVRLQYEVEAVAKTDLLKQQVLLGEVQVQLLNQEAILENSIRVLANTMGINVNSKFDLSQADQKRSTLESQDELWKIVAERNQAILSRRTQITASDIRVKIARAGYFPSISASLGYSGSSDKIDQLYSDVDKHWRQSLSLSISYPLFTGLQRSSQLQRAKIDAEIAREEFDRLTRDLRVQFGSYYRQWENIRRSIPIYTETKASAEEDLRLVQEMYNLGASTILDVLNAQLSLARANSSLVRASYDERILRSELNALASRS